One Mycolicibacterium fortuitum subsp. fortuitum genomic window carries:
- a CDS encoding amino-acid N-acetyltransferase, with amino-acid sequence MSVAGTDTLAPVNPGSVEPRRRPVVRRARTSDVPAIKGLVDVYAGKILLEKNLVTLYEAVQEFWVAELDGELVGCGALHVLWADLGEVRTVAVHPKVRGTGVGHLLVEQLLDVARELHLSRIFVLTFEVDFFGKHGFEEIDGTPVTAEVYEEMCRSYDTGVAEFLDLSYVKPNTLGNTRMLLTL; translated from the coding sequence ATATCGGTTGCCGGAACGGATACTCTTGCGCCTGTGAACCCAGGCAGTGTCGAGCCGCGCCGGCGCCCTGTGGTGCGCCGCGCCCGCACGTCCGATGTTCCGGCGATCAAGGGCCTGGTCGACGTCTACGCGGGAAAGATCCTGCTGGAGAAGAACCTGGTCACGTTGTACGAGGCGGTGCAGGAATTCTGGGTGGCCGAACTCGACGGAGAGCTCGTCGGATGCGGCGCACTGCATGTGCTGTGGGCCGACCTCGGCGAGGTACGCACGGTGGCGGTGCACCCGAAAGTCCGCGGTACGGGGGTCGGGCACCTACTGGTCGAGCAGTTGCTCGACGTCGCACGCGAGCTGCACCTGAGCCGGATATTCGTGCTGACCTTCGAGGTGGATTTCTTCGGCAAGCACGGTTTCGAGGAGATCGACGGCACCCCGGTGACCGCCGAGGTGTACGAGGAGATGTGCCGCTCGTACGACACCGGTGTGGCGGAGTTCCTCGACCTGTCCTACGTCAAGCCCAACACGTTGGGCAATACCCGGATGTTGTTGACGCTGTAG
- the pgsA gene encoding CDP-diacylglycerol--glycerol-3-phosphate 3-phosphatidyltransferase: MPGKPSTDPVVPRARVANLANVLTGVRMVLVPVFLVFLFVGDGHESGWRIAAFAVFAVAVITDHLDGALARSYGMITEFGTLADPIADKALIGAALIGLSILHDLPWWITAVVLTREIGITVLRFAVLRHGVIPASRGGKLKTLVQAVAIGLFIMPLHSWPAIWLDVAWVIMWAAVVLTVLTGADYVISAIRDSRGRSAAH, translated from the coding sequence GTGCCGGGCAAACCTTCTACCGATCCGGTGGTCCCGCGTGCGCGCGTGGCCAACCTCGCCAACGTGCTCACCGGGGTACGGATGGTGCTTGTTCCGGTCTTCCTCGTCTTTTTGTTCGTCGGCGACGGTCATGAATCCGGCTGGCGTATCGCGGCTTTCGCGGTGTTCGCGGTAGCGGTCATCACCGACCATCTCGACGGGGCGTTGGCCCGCAGCTACGGCATGATCACCGAGTTCGGCACATTGGCCGATCCGATCGCCGACAAGGCGCTGATCGGCGCGGCGCTGATCGGTCTTTCGATCCTTCACGACCTGCCGTGGTGGATCACCGCTGTGGTGCTGACTCGTGAGATCGGAATCACGGTGCTGCGATTCGCGGTGCTGCGGCACGGCGTCATCCCGGCCAGTCGCGGCGGCAAGCTCAAGACGCTGGTGCAGGCCGTGGCCATCGGGCTGTTCATCATGCCGCTGCACTCGTGGCCCGCCATCTGGCTCGACGTGGCCTGGGTGATCATGTGGGCAGCCGTGGTGCTGACCGTGCTCACCGGTGCCGACTATGTCATCTCCGCGATCAGGGATTCACGTGGACGATCCGCTGCTCACTGA
- a CDS encoding CinA family protein — protein MDDPLLTDDARALVADLTVRSQSVATAESLTGGLLAATLAGVTGASSVLQGGLITYNEDTKIWLAGVAPQVLDAVGPVAAPTARALAVGARQRCAATWGVGLTGVAGPEPHGGHPVGTVFIGLAGPVDTEVVELALSGSRWDIRRAAVDEAIARLRFLVENQ, from the coding sequence GTGGACGATCCGCTGCTCACTGACGACGCCAGGGCACTGGTGGCCGACCTGACCGTGCGCTCACAGAGCGTGGCCACCGCCGAATCGCTGACCGGTGGGCTGCTCGCGGCGACGCTGGCGGGGGTGACCGGGGCCAGTTCGGTGCTGCAGGGCGGCCTGATCACCTACAACGAGGACACAAAGATCTGGCTGGCCGGGGTGGCGCCCCAGGTGCTCGACGCGGTGGGCCCGGTGGCGGCCCCGACCGCGCGGGCACTGGCGGTAGGGGCTCGCCAGCGTTGCGCAGCTACCTGGGGTGTCGGTCTGACCGGGGTGGCAGGGCCTGAGCCGCACGGTGGACACCCGGTGGGGACGGTGTTCATCGGATTGGCAGGCCCGGTCGACACCGAGGTCGTCGAACTCGCCCTGTCCGGGTCGCGGTGGGACATCCGCCGCGCCGCCGTCGACGAGGCCATCGCCCGGTTGCGCTTTCTGGTCGAGAATCAGTAG
- the clgR gene encoding transcriptional regulator ClgR codes for MTALLREVIGDVLRNARTEQGRTLREVSDSARVSLGYLSEVERGRKEASSELLSAICDALDVPLSRVLSDAGENMAEREHASAAVQPSGRVEAAANLAHIDAATKVVIPQVVSMAVA; via the coding sequence ATGACGGCATTGCTGCGTGAGGTGATTGGCGACGTGCTGCGTAATGCCCGTACCGAACAGGGCCGGACGTTGCGTGAAGTGTCCGACTCGGCCCGGGTCAGCCTCGGGTACCTGTCTGAAGTGGAGCGCGGCCGCAAAGAGGCCTCCAGCGAGCTGCTCAGCGCCATCTGCGACGCGCTGGATGTGCCACTGTCGCGGGTACTCAGCGACGCCGGGGAGAACATGGCCGAGCGCGAACACGCCTCAGCGGCAGTGCAGCCCTCCGGCCGTGTCGAGGCGGCTGCCAACCTCGCGCACATCGACGCGGCTACCAAGGTGGTCATCCCGCAGGTCGTGTCGATGGCCGTCGCGTGA
- the pspA gene encoding phage shock protein PspA gives MANPFVKAWKYLMALFSSKVDEYADPKVQIQQAIEDAQRQHQALTQQAAQVIGNQRQLEMRLSRQLADIEKLQVNVRQALTLADQATAAGDAAKATEYNNAAEAFAAQLVTAEQSVEDLKGLHDQALQAAAQAKKAVEQNAMMLQQKIAERTKLLSQLEQAKMQEQVSASLRSMSEVAAPGNTPSLDEVRDKIERRYANAIGQAELAQNSVQGRMMEVQQASVQMAGHSRLEQIRASMRGDSLPSGGASPATPASPATNQTPATPENPLGQ, from the coding sequence ATGGCCAATCCTTTCGTCAAGGCGTGGAAGTACCTGATGGCGCTGTTCAGCTCCAAGGTCGACGAATACGCCGACCCGAAGGTGCAGATCCAGCAGGCCATCGAGGATGCGCAGCGTCAGCACCAGGCCCTCACCCAGCAGGCGGCGCAGGTCATCGGCAACCAGCGCCAGCTGGAGATGCGGCTCAGCCGCCAGCTCGCAGACATCGAGAAGCTGCAGGTCAACGTTCGTCAGGCGCTGACACTGGCCGATCAGGCCACCGCTGCCGGTGACGCGGCCAAGGCCACCGAATACAACAACGCCGCCGAGGCATTCGCCGCCCAACTCGTCACCGCCGAGCAGAGTGTCGAGGATCTCAAGGGCCTGCACGATCAGGCCCTGCAGGCCGCCGCGCAGGCCAAGAAGGCTGTCGAGCAGAACGCGATGATGCTGCAGCAGAAGATCGCCGAGCGCACCAAGCTGCTGTCCCAGCTGGAGCAGGCCAAGATGCAGGAGCAGGTCAGCGCCTCGCTCCGTTCGATGAGCGAGGTTGCCGCGCCGGGCAATACCCCCAGCCTCGACGAGGTCCGCGACAAGATCGAGCGCCGCTACGCCAACGCCATCGGGCAGGCCGAGCTGGCACAGAACTCCGTGCAGGGCCGCATGATGGAGGTACAGCAGGCCAGCGTCCAGATGGCCGGACACTCCCGGCTGGAGCAGATCCGAGCCTCGATGCGCGGCGATTCGCTGCCCAGCGGCGGTGCGTCCCCGGCCACACCGGCCTCCCCGGCCACCAATCAAACCCCCGCCACGCCCGAAAACCCGCTCGGGCAATAG
- the pspM gene encoding phage shock envelope stress response protein PspM: protein MATNTGRPEVWKSLVQRGIDTAADLSGALTEKLSAAADPRAKLLRKRRWALRFAVFFTLSSGFWVLVTALLASWSTPVWGLIITGAIAAGAAFPATLFWLRYRWLRTEPLPAERPVSGRRLPPWGSAARQPMAALMASERGMFSLLGVLERGRMLPDDELRELTAVANHTARTMAATATEVVSMERAISNAPQSRQHLVPTINAFTAQLGQGVRQYNEMVTAAAQLVSTVNSGQGAASPLSQQRYRNELTGATDRLVGWAQAFDELGQLRRA, encoded by the coding sequence ATGGCTACCAACACCGGTCGACCCGAAGTCTGGAAGTCGTTGGTGCAACGGGGGATTGACACCGCGGCAGACCTGTCGGGGGCGCTGACCGAAAAGCTCAGCGCCGCCGCCGATCCGCGCGCGAAGCTGTTGCGCAAACGGCGGTGGGCACTGCGCTTCGCGGTGTTCTTCACCCTGTCCAGTGGGTTCTGGGTGCTGGTCACGGCGCTGCTGGCGTCGTGGAGCACCCCGGTGTGGGGCCTGATCATCACGGGCGCGATCGCGGCGGGAGCGGCGTTCCCTGCGACGCTGTTCTGGCTGCGCTACCGCTGGTTGCGTACCGAACCGCTGCCGGCGGAGCGGCCCGTTTCCGGCCGTCGGTTGCCGCCGTGGGGCTCGGCGGCCCGCCAGCCCATGGCGGCCCTGATGGCCTCGGAGCGGGGCATGTTCTCGCTTCTCGGCGTGCTGGAGCGCGGCCGGATGCTGCCCGATGACGAACTACGGGAACTGACCGCGGTGGCCAACCACACCGCCCGCACCATGGCAGCCACCGCCACCGAGGTGGTCTCGATGGAGCGGGCGATCAGCAATGCTCCGCAATCGCGCCAGCATCTGGTGCCCACCATCAACGCCTTCACCGCCCAGCTCGGGCAGGGCGTGCGGCAGTACAACGAAATGGTCACTGCCGCAGCGCAACTCGTGTCGACGGTGAACAGCGGCCAGGGCGCGGCGTCGCCGTTGTCGCAGCAGCGTTACCGCAACGAGTTGACCGGCGCCACAGATCGCCTGGTCGGCTGGGCGCAGGCCTTCGACGAACTCGGTCAGCTGCGCCGCGCCTGA
- a CDS encoding limonene-1,2-epoxide hydrolase family protein, with amino-acid sequence MSDQSTAATQASSTTVRTVETFLNALQEQDFDTAENTLAQNLVYQNVGFPTIYGRNRAVKLFRSMPGWMGFEVKIHRIAADGAAVLTERTDALVFGPMRLQFWVCGVFEVHEGRITLWRDYFDMFDMLKATVRGLVGVVVPSLRPSL; translated from the coding sequence ATGTCTGACCAATCCACCGCCGCTACGCAGGCCTCGTCCACGACTGTCAGGACGGTCGAGACGTTCCTCAACGCGCTGCAGGAGCAGGACTTCGACACCGCCGAAAACACGCTGGCGCAGAACCTCGTCTACCAGAACGTCGGATTCCCCACCATCTACGGCCGCAACCGCGCGGTGAAGCTGTTCCGCTCGATGCCGGGCTGGATGGGCTTCGAGGTCAAGATCCACCGGATCGCCGCAGACGGCGCCGCCGTACTCACCGAGCGCACCGACGCCCTGGTGTTCGGACCGATGCGCCTGCAGTTCTGGGTGTGCGGGGTGTTCGAGGTGCACGAGGGCCGGATCACGCTGTGGCGCGACTACTTCGACATGTTCGACATGCTCAAGGCCACCGTGCGCGGTCTTGTCGGTGTGGTCGTGCCTTCGCTGCGCCCGTCGCTCTAG
- a CDS encoding glycosyltransferase, which translates to MRVAVVAGPDPGHAFPALALCLKFLAAGDTPTLLTGVQWLDTARAAGVDAVELLGLDPADDDDDADAGAKIHQRAGRMAQLNVPVLQELGPDLVVSDVITACGGLAAELLGLPWVELNPHPLYLPSKGLPPLGSGLAPGVGIRGRLRDTVMRALTARSVRAGLAERSEVRVAIGLPARDPGPLRRLIATLPALEVPRPDWPEEAVVVGPLHFEPTDAVLAVPPGTGPVVMVAPSTATTGAQGMTELVLESLRPGETLPDGARVVVSRLGGADVELPPWAALGLGRQDELLSRADVVICGGGHGLVSKALLAGVPMVVVPGGGDQWEIANRVVRQGSAQLVRPLSGEALTAAVGAVLGSSSYREAARRAGITAAEVADPVRVCHDALVGAG; encoded by the coding sequence GTGCGCGTAGCGGTGGTAGCCGGACCCGATCCCGGACATGCCTTCCCGGCTCTTGCGTTGTGCCTGAAGTTCCTGGCCGCAGGGGACACCCCGACGCTGCTGACCGGGGTGCAATGGCTCGACACGGCTCGGGCGGCCGGCGTCGACGCCGTCGAACTGCTCGGCCTCGATCCGGCCGACGATGACGACGATGCCGACGCGGGCGCCAAGATCCACCAGCGCGCCGGACGCATGGCGCAGCTCAACGTCCCCGTGCTGCAGGAGCTGGGCCCTGATCTCGTGGTTTCCGACGTGATCACCGCCTGCGGCGGTCTGGCCGCCGAACTGCTCGGGCTGCCGTGGGTGGAGCTCAATCCGCATCCGCTGTACCTGCCGTCGAAAGGGCTGCCGCCGCTCGGCAGCGGGTTGGCTCCCGGCGTCGGCATCCGGGGCCGGCTGCGCGACACCGTGATGCGGGCCCTGACCGCGAGGTCGGTGCGCGCCGGTCTGGCGGAGCGGTCCGAGGTACGGGTCGCGATCGGTCTGCCCGCCCGCGATCCCGGCCCGTTGCGCCGGTTGATCGCCACCCTGCCCGCCTTGGAGGTGCCGCGCCCGGACTGGCCGGAGGAGGCCGTGGTGGTGGGCCCGCTGCACTTCGAACCCACCGACGCGGTGCTGGCGGTCCCTCCGGGGACCGGGCCGGTGGTGATGGTGGCTCCGTCCACCGCGACCACCGGGGCGCAGGGGATGACCGAGTTGGTCCTGGAGTCGTTGCGCCCGGGCGAGACCCTGCCCGACGGCGCGCGCGTGGTGGTCTCCCGGCTGGGCGGTGCCGATGTCGAGTTGCCCCCGTGGGCGGCGCTGGGGCTCGGCCGTCAGGACGAACTGTTGTCGCGTGCCGATGTGGTGATCTGTGGTGGGGGCCACGGCCTGGTGTCCAAGGCGTTGCTGGCCGGGGTGCCGATGGTCGTGGTGCCGGGCGGCGGAGATCAGTGGGAGATCGCCAATCGTGTGGTGCGGCAAGGGAGTGCGCAGCTGGTGCGGCCGCTTTCCGGAGAGGCGTTGACGGCTGCGGTCGGTGCAGTGCTCGGGTCCTCCTCCTACCGAGAGGCTGCCCGGCGCGCGGGAATCACGGCCGCGGAGGTGGCAGATCCGGTACGGGTGTGCCATGACGCACTCGTGGGTGCTGGGTAA
- a CDS encoding DUF3046 domain-containing protein yields the protein MRLTEFNDLVEGQFGSMRGRSLLVDHVLTALDGRTAAQAIEDGVEPRSVWRALCADFDVPREQW from the coding sequence GTGCGGCTGACGGAATTCAATGACCTCGTCGAAGGCCAGTTCGGCTCGATGCGGGGTCGCTCGTTGCTCGTCGACCACGTGCTGACCGCTCTCGACGGGCGCACTGCCGCGCAGGCCATCGAGGACGGGGTCGAGCCGCGCAGCGTGTGGCGGGCGTTGTGCGCGGATTTCGACGTCCCGCGTGAGCAATGGTGA
- the recA gene encoding recombinase RecA, with protein MAQQAPDREKALELAMAQIDKNFGKGSVMRLGEEVRQPISVIPTGSISLDVALGIGGLPRGRVVEIYGPESSGKTTVALHAVANAQAAGGIAAFIDAEHALDPEYAKKLGVDTDSLLVSQPDTGEQALEIADMLVRSGALDILVIDSVAALVPRAEIEGEMGDSHVGLQARLMSQALRKMTGALNNSGTTAIFINQLREKIGVMFGSPETTTGGKALKFYASVRLDVRRIETLKDGTDAVGNRTRVKVVKNKVSPPFKQAEFDILYGQGISREGSLIDMGVEHGFIRKSGSWFTYEGEQLGQGKENARKFLLENVDVANEIEKKIKEKLGIGAVVTAEAKADDVLPAPVDF; from the coding sequence ATGGCGCAGCAGGCCCCTGATCGCGAAAAAGCGCTCGAACTGGCGATGGCCCAGATCGACAAGAACTTCGGTAAAGGCTCGGTGATGCGCCTCGGCGAGGAGGTGCGCCAGCCCATCTCGGTGATCCCCACCGGGTCCATCTCCCTGGATGTGGCACTCGGCATCGGCGGGCTGCCGCGCGGCCGCGTGGTCGAGATCTACGGTCCGGAATCCTCGGGTAAGACCACGGTGGCGCTGCATGCGGTGGCCAACGCCCAGGCCGCAGGCGGTATCGCGGCATTCATCGATGCCGAGCATGCACTGGATCCCGAGTACGCCAAGAAGCTCGGTGTGGACACCGATTCACTGCTGGTCAGCCAGCCCGACACCGGTGAGCAGGCACTCGAGATCGCCGACATGCTGGTGCGCTCGGGCGCGCTGGACATCCTGGTGATCGACTCGGTGGCCGCGCTGGTACCCCGCGCCGAGATCGAGGGCGAGATGGGGGACAGCCACGTCGGTCTGCAGGCGCGCCTGATGAGCCAGGCACTGCGCAAGATGACCGGTGCGCTGAACAACTCGGGCACCACCGCGATCTTCATCAACCAGCTCCGCGAGAAGATCGGCGTGATGTTCGGCTCACCCGAAACCACCACGGGCGGTAAGGCTTTGAAGTTCTACGCCTCGGTCCGGCTGGACGTTCGGCGCATCGAGACGCTCAAGGACGGCACCGACGCGGTCGGTAACCGGACCCGCGTCAAGGTCGTCAAGAACAAGGTCTCGCCGCCGTTCAAGCAGGCCGAGTTCGACATCCTGTACGGCCAGGGCATCAGCCGCGAGGGTTCGCTCATCGACATGGGCGTCGAGCACGGGTTCATCCGCAAGTCAGGGTCCTGGTTCACCTACGAGGGTGAACAGCTGGGTCAGGGCAAGGAGAACGCCCGCAAGTTCCTGTTGGAGAACGTCGATGTCGCCAACGAGATCGAGAAGAAGATCAAGGAAAAGCTCGGTATCGGTGCTGTCGTGACGGCCGAGGCCAAGGCTGATGACGTCCTCCCCGCCCCGGTTGACTTCTGA
- the recX gene encoding recombination regulator RecX yields the protein MTSSPPRLTSEPSGKPEDEQAQDPRKREEQAKNVCLRLLTVRARTRAELTEQLAKRGYEEDLSARVLSRLTEVGLIDDEDFAEQWVRSRHANSGKGKRALAVELRKKGVDKEVIDAALADLDPAAERQRAEQLVRDKLRRERLDDDDGDVKVTRRLVGMLARRGYNQSMAFDVVSVELAGERERRRV from the coding sequence ATGACGTCCTCCCCGCCCCGGTTGACTTCTGAGCCGTCGGGTAAGCCCGAGGACGAGCAGGCGCAGGACCCGCGTAAACGCGAGGAGCAGGCGAAGAACGTTTGTCTGCGCCTGCTCACCGTGCGGGCCCGCACCCGTGCCGAGTTGACCGAGCAACTCGCCAAACGGGGTTACGAAGAAGACCTCAGCGCCCGGGTGCTCAGCAGGCTGACCGAAGTCGGGCTGATCGATGATGAGGACTTCGCCGAACAGTGGGTGCGGTCCAGGCACGCCAACTCAGGAAAAGGCAAGCGCGCCTTGGCCGTCGAACTCCGTAAGAAGGGCGTCGACAAGGAAGTCATCGATGCCGCGCTGGCCGACCTGGATCCGGCTGCCGAACGGCAACGGGCCGAGCAGCTGGTTCGTGACAAGTTGCGTCGCGAACGGCTCGACGACGATGACGGCGATGTGAAGGTGACGCGGCGCCTCGTCGGCATGCTGGCCCGTCGCGGCTACAACCAGTCGATGGCTTTCGACGTCGTCAGCGTCGAGCTGGCCGGCGAGAGGGAGCGCCGCCGGGTATAG
- a CDS encoding amino acid ABC transporter permease, which yields MAGASVLFDVPGPRARVRNIIAAVLTIAVTVVLIGVVLWRFWEKGQLDWDKWQPFLTADLWRTYLLPGLQGTLTAAALSIVLALVLGFLLGVGRMTPVVFIRWPCAVLVEFFRAVPVLIMMIFSFAAYGLYDGIPSKYQALAGVVTGLTLYNGAVIAEIIRAGVNSLPRGQVEAAASLGLRWGPTMRHIQLPQAITSMLPVLISQMVVILKDTAIGYQITFLEVVRQTTNLGSTYRNYLPALIVVALLLIAINFALSSFATRLEQRLRRSARGTAPLDAEAVEQEGAPGAQVLHTQRD from the coding sequence GTGGCCGGCGCTTCGGTTCTCTTCGATGTACCCGGCCCTCGGGCGCGGGTGCGGAACATCATCGCGGCCGTGCTGACGATCGCGGTGACGGTCGTCCTCATCGGCGTCGTGCTGTGGCGCTTCTGGGAGAAGGGGCAGCTCGACTGGGACAAGTGGCAGCCGTTCCTGACGGCCGATCTGTGGCGGACCTATCTGCTGCCCGGCCTCCAGGGCACACTGACCGCGGCCGCGCTCTCGATCGTGCTGGCCCTCGTGCTGGGCTTCTTGCTCGGTGTCGGTCGGATGACACCGGTGGTGTTCATCCGTTGGCCCTGTGCGGTATTGGTCGAGTTCTTCCGCGCGGTGCCGGTGCTGATCATGATGATCTTCAGCTTCGCGGCCTATGGCCTCTACGACGGCATCCCGTCGAAGTATCAGGCACTGGCCGGTGTGGTCACCGGATTGACTCTGTACAACGGTGCGGTGATCGCCGAGATCATCCGTGCCGGCGTCAACTCTCTGCCACGGGGTCAGGTCGAGGCTGCAGCGTCACTCGGCCTGCGATGGGGTCCGACGATGCGGCACATCCAGCTACCGCAGGCCATCACTTCGATGTTGCCGGTTCTGATCTCGCAGATGGTGGTGATCCTCAAAGACACCGCGATCGGGTATCAGATCACGTTCCTGGAGGTGGTGCGCCAGACCACCAATCTGGGGTCGACCTACCGCAATTACCTGCCCGCGCTCATCGTCGTGGCACTGCTGTTGATCGCGATCAACTTCGCCCTGTCCTCCTTCGCCACCCGGCTGGAACAACGGCTGCGCCGATCAGCTCGCGGCACCGCCCCGCTGGACGCCGAGGCCGTCGAGCAGGAGGGCGCACCGGGGGCGCAGGTGCTGCACACCCAGCGGGACTGA